The nucleotide window attttttttcgaatttcactcgtgaaattatttggaaaatttggaatatgaaaatattcaagagCAAAACAGCACATCCGTTCGTTGAAATGCTGAGCTGAGGGTAGAGCTGCTTTAAATTCGTCAACAGCAATAGTCATGTCCACTCATAAACAATGCtattaacaatttatttcaattacctCAGTATTGTAATCTCCAGCACGTACGAAGTACGTGCCCTTATTGTATCCCTCCAGACAATGTGCCGCTGTTAAAACATGAAGAGGGGACACAATGACAGCCCCACACCAGTGGTTTGATCGGCTGTGACCCCTGACCCTTAAACTCGCCTTAAAAATTAACAACCTCATTAATCCCCAAACATTCCAATTACTTCAATCAACGACCACCGAATTGTTATTAGTCACATACCTGCCACGGGTAAGAGTCCTTGGCTGCAACCGAGCCCCTTACCACCCTCTCGAACATTTTATCCCCCTCACCAAAATCTTCGAGCCGCTTGCCACATTCAGCTGGTAGAATTTCATTGATCGTAATATCCGGTAGATTGTCGTCGTTCTTCTAGAGATGGGGGAATACGTGAGGTCAGGAGGAAATAATTCACTCATGCAGGCGAATTGTTTATTCAATCGAGTAGCTAATTTTATTGAAGCTATTTACattagtttattttatattcaatagattactttattttttagaattacCTCGTCGAAACTGATCGGCCCCTCTTGACATATCACACCAACGTCCTCGTCGTGGTTGCAATTACTCTCGCCCCAGTGATCGTGTTCACAACGGTATAATTGGGTTTCATTCCCTTGACAAATGACCTGAATCATtggaaacatgaaaaatattcattgaattcgTATGTGTGGCCCAATTCGTCGTAAAATaagtgaaaatgaaaactaAGAATTTCTTGTTTTCTCTACAATCGGAAAAAACAATTCTCAAACTGTCTGGAATCCCCAGGAAGttccaaaaatttctaaaaatgtctaaactttttattaaattttataacGTAGCGTAATTAGAGCCATTTAAGGccctaaattaaaaaaaaaataaacacccAGTTGAGACCCACTCAAATTCATCATATTTAATCCATAGGAGaccaaattataaattaaattcacaaCTTTACCTCATCCAGCCAAATTGGACCATCCCCGGCGCCGAAGTAACCATTTTTCTTCGCAACAGCACTCCCTCCATACCCCAGAGCCCTGCAGATAACTCTGGCGGCTGCATGAGTGAAATCATCATCGCAGACTGTTCCCCAAACTCCATGATGTCTCACCTCTACTCTGCCTTCAGTAGAACGACTGCCGTTCACCAAACGAATTTCGAAAGGCACCTAAACTCAAACCAACTCAACATATTAGacgggatatttttttaaatcaaaatttttcggataggaaaatatttttaagagaAGTTACCTCGCAATGTAGAGGACTCTCGTCAGATCCATCCGGACAATCTACGACTTCGTCGCAGATGAATGGGGTTCGAATGCACACAGGACTGTTATCGCATTTCCATTCGCCATCCTTACAGGTGTTCTGCGCTGTCTTGCAGACGACGCCGACCGCCTCTTCGGGGGAACAGTTGTGGATGCCCCAGCTAGACCAATAAaccaatcaattaatcaataagtATCAGGAATAACGAGGAATAAGGATAATGTATGGAAAAAAGTAAAAGATAATCGCTAGACAATTGCGAGAAGAAGAAATTCACCCGTTAAAATCGCACTCCCTCAGAGAAGTCTCATTTCCTCGACATTTCAACTGATCGACCATAAAGACATTCGGGGGATCCATGTTCCCGAAAAATCCTCCTGGTCTCACTTCTAGAGCACCCAAATTAAATCCCAGCTCTTTGCAGATCACCTCGGCGTCGATCATTCCGAATCCATCATCGCAGACTTGTCCCCAGTGTCCCAAGACTGTACGTGAAGAGTAACAAAgtggaataatttaatataaatcaAGAGGATAAACAATCGCCAGCTgaagatatttaaataaattgtttctcGAGGAGATCGGCCAGTTCAGCGTTACTCCGATCAAATTCAACGAACACTCAGGgataaacataaaaatttaccCTTGACTTCAACTCTGCCCTCATGGGGAGCTTCAGATCCTCTCAGTCGTATCCCATAATCCAGATTCTCAAGTTTGCAAACACTCTCATCAGACCTATCATTGCAGTCGTTCTTCCCATCGCAAACTTCCGCCTGATTAAtgcactttttatttttgcagACAAACATCTCTGAGCAGTCCATTTTACGATCATTCATCTCGTAAAAATCGAAGTCCTCGTCTGGAACCAAGCCCCCAGTGCTCCCCACGTTGTGATCACTGAGTAAACACAAGTTACCGTCCGCCCTAATGACCGATGAAAAACAAACTTTAATAAAAGTTTTCTCATTAAGAACTTTGAAGGGTATTGATTATATCCTCATCCTTTACTTGTGGGAGAATGAGCGACAGGTGAAATCCGCCTCCTTGCATCGCAATGCACAAGTTTTGGGGGGTGTGTTGAGCCATCTCTCCACGTCGTAGCCCTGGAGTTTGTGTTGCCCAGTTTTTTCGAAGAAATTTAAATGCTGTGAGCAGAATTTTTCGTCTTTACCGTTTGTGCAGTCCTCCTCGCCATCGCAGACCCAGTGGGAGGGGATGCACTCCTCTGGAAGGCACTCAAAGAGACCTTTTTTGCATTGACCACCCTGGGGAGTTCTGGCTTGTCCTACAAAAGGGGTGAATATGTACAATTATTACAACAACAACTGAACAATTATTCAGtgcttaaattaattaataataatgccAATTTACGTGGGAGAATTATTTCTTTGAGCAAAAGCCTATTTCTTCAGAAAGGAAAACTAGAATTATTGGGGGAGTTTTCCTACCAAGACTTCCACAAGTAGGAATGTCACAATATTCCTTCTCCCCGTAGGCTCCAACGAAGCACCAGGGTCTCGATTCCTGCATTGGATTGGGATTCCTGCAATAGTTGTGCTCCTTCAGTTTATGTCGGACATCGCGATCAGGAACACTGACCATCAGAGCGTAGGCTACTGTTGGGTCGTTCCAGGGAAGACAAGTCCTCCCGGAAGCTGTCACATTTGCGTGACCGGAGTACTGGTGACCCTTTCCGTACACACAACTTATGTTCTCGTAAGATTTCTTGCAAATATAGGAGTGACCTTTGGACGAGGAAGCGCAGTCCTCCACGTCCCAGAAGAAGTATTCAGAGGTGCAGTTCTGGTCCGGACGGTCGAAACAGGGGAAACTCTTCTTCATTATTATACAGGAAGGACGGGAACTAGTCCAGGGGGGAGTGGGTCTGTCCTCTCTCCAACCTGGCCACCATTTTGCGTACCTAAATTGTTTGAGAATAAACATACTGTTCAGTacacaataaaatttatataagtTTTGTAAAAGCAGTTAGACACACTTGAATTTAGCTTTTGCAGAGTCTTCCCATATCCAAATAGTTTTATTCATCATGGAGAAGCCGATTCCACCGGTCATAACGGTCTCCACCTGGGGATGATCTAGCATGAGCCACTCAGACACGAAATTATTCTCATCCTGACTTGTAATATCGAGCAGTCTTGACTGTCTATCTGTGCAGTATTGCAGGGCCTCGTCATGATTAAGTCCGGTGTCAGGATTGGCGAGGTGGTAGCAGTTGCCTGCATGGGGCACCTCGTCCTTGCGACAGTGGGCTACTCGATTAGCTCGACAGGTGATGCCCACAGCGTCACGACCCACATTGCAGTGACTTCCATGAATGAAGTtacatttttggaattttgtttCGTTACCGAAGCAGTCGACACTCGTGGCAGCCACCCAAGATGGCATATTGTCACCGGGTGGACGACCTTGCCATGCTGTTGCAGCTcctctgaaaaattttatggtgTCATGTCAATTTACTCAATTACACTTTCAATATTAAATGGTGTTATGAATTGTAGCATTTAATGAAAGTCATAGTTTGCGTTATAttattcaggatttttttttaccttgaaAATCCCAATTGTCGGCAGATTATATTCGCTTCGTGCAAGGTCCATCCATTCTTCACATCACAAACCACTCCCCAACCTGAATCAGCTCCTTGAACCTCAACGTAACCGTCTCTACCACTGAAACCGTCCCTTAATCTAATGATCTGTtcacaataaaaatcactACAATTTATCTGGCATGTCAAGTcctatttttgtaaattacaGATCGTAATAACAATTATTTCGCGATATTTTTGTTGGAGCAATAAAgtaggtgaaaaaaattttcatcaattcattttattgttcTTACCTGCCCTGAATGAGGGATAGGGTTCTGCTCTTCAGACGAATTCAGAGATTCAACTGGAGGTGGATGAGACACCGGAAATGTTGGTTCTTCTgttgaatcaaaaaaatattttattttttcatatggAATGTGGAGCAATGATTTTCGTGCATttcaatcgaaaaattaattagcgaTGATTTTTAATGGTTCATTCTTGCCCAACTtgtttcaattaataatagCCATGCGTTGAAATTTCCATACAGCATCAGTGAAAATGTAAAGCGAGAAAGctatagaaaattcaagtTTCTAAAAACCCCTGATCACCTCTAAAACATAGacgtaatgaaaaatatttcataattttattattaatttgtaaataaacACTTTTACATTTCCAATTCCAATTATCTCCTTAATCATCTCCTCAAGATGTATTTGAGAGAAAACAAGTTGTTCTGTATGTTCGTTTTATTTATCGAAGTAATGAGGATTAAATTTGTAAACAGTCCAAAAGTTAAAAGACATTGGcatcgattttattatttaaaatgttcAATGAATATTGCCTCAATTTTTTGCCCCATCTCTTAATCGTTTTGGTTAATTAACAAGAACGGAGATGAACTAGTTGCTCAATTCAATTCACTCTTAATTATATCATAATAAATATCTCaattaagtaattttttctatGCATTAATTAAGACACTTAAATACCTTCTATCCAGGGTGCAGCTTCCACCTTGAAGACATCTGCATCAACAGTTGTCTTGTTGACATGCATGATAACTGATTCATTATTGCTCTTCGTTTTATTCTCGAATACGAGTTTGGGTTTCCAGGTCTCCCTCGTCTCATCCAGCACATCGACCTTGAAATCCGTATCTAATTGATCGCCATCTGAGTACTCGGTGGatttatcgattttcaaatcATCATAATTTTCGTCAATGGAGACTGTGGGGGCGCCAGTGTTCGACTTGCTCCATTCATACCCCACGCTCGGGGGATTCCCCGCGTTTTCAGGTTTCCACCTGGTCTCCAGTTGCTTGGGGTACGTATTCTCGATATTGAATTTCG belongs to Diachasmimorpha longicaudata isolate KC_UGA_2023 chromosome 10, iyDiaLong2, whole genome shotgun sequence and includes:
- the LOC135166617 gene encoding uncharacterized protein LOC135166617 isoform X4, whose product is MRGKSRGCITPWIVVGVFLGVACAIYDPREATVKPPLRREPIPWYSDAQKSRPPPPFPGVKTKAPGSWEKIPGSDLELSKGGSQGNNAPFEEFEEEDHIRQDTDKGRKGIPKEQSVYEGVTDDLNKPRKESIKNTPKTQAPVVAKYDEKLGVECPYPEANGQFVYPPDCKFFVNCWRGRAFVQPCAPGTHFNPETLECDFPHKVKCYGGEVVDFSAPESPDHEVLEPMAKDFTSAKLNQVQPKCPEQLSGLLAYPSDCRKFLLCSNGITHVMICGPGTVFSPTKSTCDYPANVPGCEDAPEVNQGVQLSNSDVRSPSPGQENFDATKNAKSHQWGQQPPPEAPSSSYTQQISQQPTRHIIQTVKCPSDFTGMLPHPSECKKFLQCTHGIAYIMDCGPGTVFNPSISVCDWPYNVPGCADKPKPQTPPAVSPTTSWGSSRPWSPGSSQIQHGKANNQWESTHSSQGSTRWTPNTYPSGVNRPGNQYPSGNQHQHQHQQHNYDQSHHSNQQTHGFDQTSHPGFYPSHNQNNQHQNHQHHNHQHQSSGRGNDFVENVPQNPHHNYPSDHQQGRPRWVPNATNGGYQPSTHVDPPNYPGRDGRTNPGFAHPEGNIYVQYGSYPPAPLDSQSSRRDWDSSTGWQPSSGPYGSGDSAPAGSQPQGWNLPPWGRSESQGPGATAPEEEPTFPVSHPPPVESLNSSEEQNPIPHSGQIIRLRDGFSGRDGYVEVQGADSGWGVVCDVKNGWTLHEANIICRQLGFSRGAATAWQGRPPGDNMPSWVAATSVDCFGNETKFQKCNFIHGSHCNVGRDAVGITCRANRVAHCRKDEVPHAGNCYHLANPDTGLNHDEALQYCTDRQSRLLDITSQDENNFVSEWLMLDHPQVETVMTGGIGFSMMNKTIWIWEDSAKAKFKYAKWWPGWREDRPTPPWTSSRPSCIIMKKSFPCFDRPDQNCTSEYFFWDVEDCASSSKGHSYICKKSYENISCVYGKGHQYSGHANVTASGRTCLPWNDPTVAYALMVSVPDRDVRHKLKEHNYCRNPNPMQESRPWCFVGAYGEKEYCDIPTCGSLGQARTPQGGQCKKGLFECLPEECIPSHWVCDGEEDCTNGKDEKFCSQHLNFFEKTGQHKLQGYDVERWLNTPPKTCALRCKEADFTCRSFSHKADGNLCLLSDHNVGSTGGLVPDEDFDFYEMNDRKMDCSEMFVCKNKKCINQAEVCDGKNDCNDRSDESVCKLENLDYGIRLRGSEAPHEGRVEVKVLGHWGQVCDDGFGMIDAEVICKELGFNLGALEVRPGGFFGNMDPPNVFMVDQLKCRGNETSLRECDFNGWGIHNCSPEEAVGVVCKTAQNTCKDGEWKCDNSPVCIRTPFICDEVVDCPDGSDESPLHCEVPFEIRLVNGSRSTEGRVEVRHHGVWGTVCDDDFTHAAARVICRALGYGGSAVAKKNGYFGAGDGPIWLDEVICQGNETQLYRCEHDHWGESNCNHDEDVGVICQEGPISFDEKNDDNLPDITINEILPAECGKRLEDFGEGDKMFERVVRGSVAAKDSYPWQASLRVRGHSRSNHWCGAVIVSPLHVLTAAHCLEGYNKGTYFVRAGDYNTEINEGTEVEANIEDYYIHEEFRKGQRMNNDIALVLLKGRGIPLGEHVMPICLPPRNAEYPGGLNCTISGFGSIQNGRSAHSRDLRFGWVPLIDQNVCRADYVYGHNRITDGMVCAGYLDEGVDACDGDSGGPLACYRNGAFTLYGITSWGQHCGEMNKPGVYVRISHYRDWIDKKIQDSLSGR
- the LOC135166617 gene encoding uncharacterized protein LOC135166617 isoform X3; this encodes MRGKSRGCITPWIVVGVFLGVACAIYDPREATVKPPLRREPIPWYSDAQKSRPPPPFPGVKTKAPGSWEKIPGSDLELSKGGSQGNNAPFEEFEEEDHIRQDTDKGRKGIPKEQSVYEGVTDDLNKPRKESIKNTPKTQAPVVAKYDEKLGVECPYPEANGQFVYPPDCKFFVNCWRGRAFVQPCAPGTHFNPETLECDFPHKVKCYGGEVVDFSAPESPDHEVLEPMAKDFTSAKLNQVQPKCPEQLSGLLAYPSDCRKFLLCSNGITHVMICGPGTVFSPTKSTCDYPANVPGCEDAPEVNQGVQLSNSDVRSPSPGQENFDATKNAKSHQWGQQPPPEAPSSSYTQQISQQPTRHIIQTVKCPSDFTGMLPHPSECKKFLQCTHGIAYIMDCGPGTVFNPSISVCDWPYNVPGCADKPKPQTPPAVSPTTSWGSSRPWSPGSSQIQHGKANNQWESTHSSQGSTRWTPNTYPSGVNRPGNQYPSGNQHQHQHQQHNYDQSHHSNQQTHGFDQTSHPGFYPSHNQNNQHQNHQHHNHQHQSSGRGNDFVENVPQNPHHNYPSDHQQGRPRWVPNATNGGYQPSTHVDPPNYPGRDGRTNPGFAHPEGNIYVQYGSYPPAPLDSQSSRRDWDSSTGWQPSSGPYGSGDSAPAGSQPQGWNLPPWGRSESQGPGATAPEGGNVYSPDDRLDQWQSRPNVIQQGTKRREQNRRIDDWSSKTTDSFGQGTNRGGQPSSGSQGSRPQFPGIYVKVNGTIVKGHYIVTHPEVHQGHSNTRVNNNTPSNSPTVPSTSKFNIENTYPKQLETRWKPENAGNPPSVGYEWSKSNTGAPTVSIDENYDDLKIDKSTEYSDGDQLDTDFKVDVLDETRETWKPKLVFENKTKSNNESVIMHVNKTTVDADVFKVEAAPWIEEEPTFPVSHPPPVESLNSSEEQNPIPHSGQIIRLRDGFSGRDGYVEVQGADSGWGVVCDVKNGWTLHEANIICRQLGFSRGAATAWQGRPPGDNMPSWVAATSVDCFGNETKFQKCNFIHGSHCNVGRDAVGITCRANRVAHCRKDEVPHAGNCYHLANPDTGLNHDEALQYCTDRQSRLLDITSQDENNFVSEWLMLDHPQVETVMTGGIGFSMMNKTIWIWEDSAKAKFKYAKWWPGWREDRPTPPWTSSRPSCIIMKKSFPCFDRPDQNCTSEYFFWDVEDCASSSKGHSYICKKSYENISCVYGKGHQYSGHANVTASGRTCLPWNDPTVAYALMVSVPDRDVRHKLKEHNYCRNPNPMQESRPWCFVGAYGEKEYCDIPTCGSLGQARTPQGGQCKKGLFECLPEECIPSHWVCDGEEDCTNGKDEKFCSQHLNFFEKTGQHKLQGYDVERWLNTPPKTCALRCKEADFTCRSFSHKADGNLCLLSDHNVGSTGGLVPDEDFDFYEMNDRKMDCSEMFVCKNKKCINQAEVCDGKNDCNDRSDESVCKLENLDYGIRLRGSEAPHEGRVEVKVLGHWGQVCDDGFGMIDAEVICKELGFNLGALEVRPGGFFGNMDPPNVFMVDQLKCRGNETSLRECDFNGWGIHNCSPEEAVGVVCKTAQNTCKDGEWKCDNSPVCIRTPFICDEVVDCPDGSDESPLHCEVPFEIRLVNGSRSTEGRVEVRHHGVWGTVCDDDFTHAAARVICRALGYGGSAVAKKNGYFGAGDGPIWLDEVICQGNETQLYRCEHDHWGESNCNHDEDVGVICQEGPISFDENDDNLPDITINEILPAECGKRLEDFGEGDKMFERVVRGSVAAKDSYPWQASLRVRGHSRSNHWCGAVIVSPLHVLTAAHCLEGYNKGTYFVRAGDYNTEINEGTEVEANIEDYYIHEEFRKGQRMNNDIALVLLKGRGIPLGEHVMPICLPPRNAEYPGGLNCTISGFGSIQNGRSAHSRDLRFGWVPLIDQNVCRADYVYGHNRITDGMVCAGYLDEGVDACDGDSGGPLACYRNGAFTLYGITSWGQHCGEMNKPGVYVRISHYRDWIDKKIQDSLSGR
- the LOC135166617 gene encoding uncharacterized protein LOC135166617 isoform X2: MRGKSRGCITPWIVVGVFLGVACAIYDPREATVKPPLRREPIPWYSDAQKSRPPPPFPGVKTKAPGSWEKIPGSDLELSKGGSQGNNAPFEEFEEEDHIRQDTDKGRKGIPKEQSVYEGVTDDLNKPRKESIKNTPKTQAPVVAKYDEKLGVECPYPEANGQFVYPPDCKFFVNCWRGRAFVQPCAPGTHFNPETLECDFPHKVKCYGGEVVDFSAPESPDHEVLEPMAKDFTSAKLNVQPKCPEQLSGLLAYPSDCRKFLLCSNGITHVMICGPGTVFSPTKSTCDYPANVPGCEDAPEVNQGVQLSNSDVRSPSPGQENFDATKNAKSHQWGQQPPPEAPSSSYTQQISQQPTRHIIQTVKCPSDFTGMLPHPSECKKFLQCTHGIAYIMDCGPGTVFNPSISVCDWPYNVPGCADKPKPQTPPAVSPTTSWGSSRPWSPGSSQIQHGKANNQWESTHSSQGSTRWTPNTYPSGVNRPGNQYPSGNQHQHQHQQHNYDQSHHSNQQTHGFDQTSHPGFYPSHNQNNQHQNHQHHNHQHQSSGRGNDFVENVPQNPHHNYPSDHQQGRPRWVPNATNGGYQPSTHVDPPNYPGRDGRTNPGFAHPEGNIYVQYGSYPPAPLDSQSSRRDWDSSTGWQPSSGPYGSGDSAPAGSQPQGWNLPPWGRSESQGPGATAPEGGNVYSPDDRLDQWQSRPNVIQQGTKRREQNRRIDDWSSKTTDSFGQGTNRGGQPSSGSQGSRPQFPGIYVKVNGTIVKGHYIVTHPEVHQGHSNTRVNNNTPSNSPTVPSTSKFNIENTYPKQLETRWKPENAGNPPSVGYEWSKSNTGAPTVSIDENYDDLKIDKSTEYSDGDQLDTDFKVDVLDETRETWKPKLVFENKTKSNNESVIMHVNKTTVDADVFKVEAAPWIEEEPTFPVSHPPPVESLNSSEEQNPIPHSGQIIRLRDGFSGRDGYVEVQGADSGWGVVCDVKNGWTLHEANIICRQLGFSRGAATAWQGRPPGDNMPSWVAATSVDCFGNETKFQKCNFIHGSHCNVGRDAVGITCRANRVAHCRKDEVPHAGNCYHLANPDTGLNHDEALQYCTDRQSRLLDITSQDENNFVSEWLMLDHPQVETVMTGGIGFSMMNKTIWIWEDSAKAKFKYAKWWPGWREDRPTPPWTSSRPSCIIMKKSFPCFDRPDQNCTSEYFFWDVEDCASSSKGHSYICKKSYENISCVYGKGHQYSGHANVTASGRTCLPWNDPTVAYALMVSVPDRDVRHKLKEHNYCRNPNPMQESRPWCFVGAYGEKEYCDIPTCGSLGQARTPQGGQCKKGLFECLPEECIPSHWVCDGEEDCTNGKDEKFCSQHLNFFEKTGQHKLQGYDVERWLNTPPKTCALRCKEADFTCRSFSHKADGNLCLLSDHNVGSTGGLVPDEDFDFYEMNDRKMDCSEMFVCKNKKCINQAEVCDGKNDCNDRSDESVCKLENLDYGIRLRGSEAPHEGRVEVKVLGHWGQVCDDGFGMIDAEVICKELGFNLGALEVRPGGFFGNMDPPNVFMVDQLKCRGNETSLRECDFNGWGIHNCSPEEAVGVVCKTAQNTCKDGEWKCDNSPVCIRTPFICDEVVDCPDGSDESPLHCEVPFEIRLVNGSRSTEGRVEVRHHGVWGTVCDDDFTHAAARVICRALGYGGSAVAKKNGYFGAGDGPIWLDEVICQGNETQLYRCEHDHWGESNCNHDEDVGVICQEGPISFDEKNDDNLPDITINEILPAECGKRLEDFGEGDKMFERVVRGSVAAKDSYPWQASLRVRGHSRSNHWCGAVIVSPLHVLTAAHCLEGYNKGTYFVRAGDYNTEINEGTEVEANIEDYYIHEEFRKGQRMNNDIALVLLKGRGIPLGEHVMPICLPPRNAEYPGGLNCTISGFGSIQNGRSAHSRDLRFGWVPLIDQNVCRADYVYGHNRITDGMVCAGYLDEGVDACDGDSGGPLACYRNGAFTLYGITSWGQHCGEMNKPGVYVRISHYRDWIDKKIQDSLSGR
- the LOC135166617 gene encoding uncharacterized protein LOC135166617 isoform X1: MRGKSRGCITPWIVVGVFLGVACAIYDPREATVKPPLRREPIPWYSDAQKSRPPPPFPGVKTKAPGSWEKIPGSDLELSKGGSQGNNAPFEEFEEEDHIRQDTDKGRKGIPKEQSVYEGVTDDLNKPRKESIKNTPKTQAPVVAKYDEKLGVECPYPEANGQFVYPPDCKFFVNCWRGRAFVQPCAPGTHFNPETLECDFPHKVKCYGGEVVDFSAPESPDHEVLEPMAKDFTSAKLNQVQPKCPEQLSGLLAYPSDCRKFLLCSNGITHVMICGPGTVFSPTKSTCDYPANVPGCEDAPEVNQGVQLSNSDVRSPSPGQENFDATKNAKSHQWGQQPPPEAPSSSYTQQISQQPTRHIIQTVKCPSDFTGMLPHPSECKKFLQCTHGIAYIMDCGPGTVFNPSISVCDWPYNVPGCADKPKPQTPPAVSPTTSWGSSRPWSPGSSQIQHGKANNQWESTHSSQGSTRWTPNTYPSGVNRPGNQYPSGNQHQHQHQQHNYDQSHHSNQQTHGFDQTSHPGFYPSHNQNNQHQNHQHHNHQHQSSGRGNDFVENVPQNPHHNYPSDHQQGRPRWVPNATNGGYQPSTHVDPPNYPGRDGRTNPGFAHPEGNIYVQYGSYPPAPLDSQSSRRDWDSSTGWQPSSGPYGSGDSAPAGSQPQGWNLPPWGRSESQGPGATAPEGGNVYSPDDRLDQWQSRPNVIQQGTKRREQNRRIDDWSSKTTDSFGQGTNRGGQPSSGSQGSRPQFPGIYVKVNGTIVKGHYIVTHPEVHQGHSNTRVNNNTPSNSPTVPSTSKFNIENTYPKQLETRWKPENAGNPPSVGYEWSKSNTGAPTVSIDENYDDLKIDKSTEYSDGDQLDTDFKVDVLDETRETWKPKLVFENKTKSNNESVIMHVNKTTVDADVFKVEAAPWIEEEPTFPVSHPPPVESLNSSEEQNPIPHSGQIIRLRDGFSGRDGYVEVQGADSGWGVVCDVKNGWTLHEANIICRQLGFSRGAATAWQGRPPGDNMPSWVAATSVDCFGNETKFQKCNFIHGSHCNVGRDAVGITCRANRVAHCRKDEVPHAGNCYHLANPDTGLNHDEALQYCTDRQSRLLDITSQDENNFVSEWLMLDHPQVETVMTGGIGFSMMNKTIWIWEDSAKAKFKYAKWWPGWREDRPTPPWTSSRPSCIIMKKSFPCFDRPDQNCTSEYFFWDVEDCASSSKGHSYICKKSYENISCVYGKGHQYSGHANVTASGRTCLPWNDPTVAYALMVSVPDRDVRHKLKEHNYCRNPNPMQESRPWCFVGAYGEKEYCDIPTCGSLGQARTPQGGQCKKGLFECLPEECIPSHWVCDGEEDCTNGKDEKFCSQHLNFFEKTGQHKLQGYDVERWLNTPPKTCALRCKEADFTCRSFSHKADGNLCLLSDHNVGSTGGLVPDEDFDFYEMNDRKMDCSEMFVCKNKKCINQAEVCDGKNDCNDRSDESVCKLENLDYGIRLRGSEAPHEGRVEVKVLGHWGQVCDDGFGMIDAEVICKELGFNLGALEVRPGGFFGNMDPPNVFMVDQLKCRGNETSLRECDFNGWGIHNCSPEEAVGVVCKTAQNTCKDGEWKCDNSPVCIRTPFICDEVVDCPDGSDESPLHCEVPFEIRLVNGSRSTEGRVEVRHHGVWGTVCDDDFTHAAARVICRALGYGGSAVAKKNGYFGAGDGPIWLDEVICQGNETQLYRCEHDHWGESNCNHDEDVGVICQEGPISFDEKNDDNLPDITINEILPAECGKRLEDFGEGDKMFERVVRGSVAAKDSYPWQASLRVRGHSRSNHWCGAVIVSPLHVLTAAHCLEGYNKGTYFVRAGDYNTEINEGTEVEANIEDYYIHEEFRKGQRMNNDIALVLLKGRGIPLGEHVMPICLPPRNAEYPGGLNCTISGFGSIQNGRSAHSRDLRFGWVPLIDQNVCRADYVYGHNRITDGMVCAGYLDEGVDACDGDSGGPLACYRNGAFTLYGITSWGQHCGEMNKPGVYVRISHYRDWIDKKIQDSLSGR